DNA from Osmerus mordax isolate fOsmMor3 chromosome 2, fOsmMor3.pri, whole genome shotgun sequence:
CCTCTAGTCTCTTCCCGCTGACTCTCCTCCTGCTGTCACTGACTGTCCGCCCAAACTGTCAGACCCACACCCCCTCAGAGTTAGTTTTTAGAGACGTTCACTGACATGCTAGAGACACTACATTTATTTTGACAGACTGTTATTGCATTTTAGGAAAACTCAAACATCAcactttcttgtttctcgtttTTTCTTGTTGAGATATTAAAATGACATTTGGGCTACACTCAAAAGGGACGGGGTTGCAGCCCTGGAAAAGATGGCTGATGACGTCCCTGATTCATGCCACTGAAATACCCAACCCAGGCTTAAATGTCTAAATGGGTTCGGCCTGCACTTCTCACCCTACTCATCATGCAAACGTTGTTTTAAAGAACCTCTGCAACACAGAGGTTCATTCTATAAACAATTGTGACAAGTCGGTTTTTGTTGGACTGAAAACGGGTAGAGGTTGGGTTCCCATGCTGAAGGGCAGTAGACCAATGTCTACAACCCACCAACTGTTTGCTTTCACCCACCAACTGTTTGCTTTCCTACTTTTTTTGGGGTCTCCCCTGCACATCATTTATAACATGATGCCTTAATCATAATGATGTGCCCTCGTGTGCAGGTGGCTTTGGAGCAGCTAAGAACCTGTGCAGCTGGGCCGTGCAGGGGAAGGACTGCACTGTGAACGACCAGGTGAAGGCCACCATGCAGGAGTTCCATGCTGAGGGAAAACCCATCGGCCTGTGCTGTATCTCACCAGTGCTGGCCGCCAAGGTCTTCCCAGGCTGTGAGGTCACTGTCGGCCATGAGAAGGACGAGAGGTGTGTTATCACTACATAAACCAAGGATCGCTGTCCATCATTAGTTGATGGCAAGGATGCAAGGATATATATGCCGCGGTGTAGTATTAAGTAGTGGACGTCCAATTtatcaaatcaaactttatttctATAGTGTATTTCATACCAGGAGGCAACACAATGTGCTTCACAGTGTAGGAAAAGGGGTCGGGGGATACAAACACTTATGTTTGACACTAATACCaagctccctctccccctgtgctCATGTTACTGTGGGCGGGAAGTTGGGCGGGAAGTCCTTGTGGGCATCCAGCGTGTGGCTGTGTCTCACACAGACTGAACACTTGCATAGAGTCTCTTGATTAGAATGTTCATAAGAACAATCTTGCTTATGCCTGGATTAAACAAATCTTGGAAATTGGCTGTACAGAGCAATACAGgcacattttatatatatatttagataTACTGTAGATCCACACCCTGTTTATCAAAGCACTACGTGCATTGTACAATCATTATCAAGTTCATTCAACTCAAGAGTTTTAAAtccactccctcctctgtcacttCAGGTGTGCCCCAGGGCTCTGTCCTCGGGCCCCTACTCTTCATAATTTACCTCCTTCCCCTTGGCAATATCTTTTGCAAATTCAACATTCACTTTCACTGTTATGCTGATGACACCCAGCTCTACCTTTCTACTACCTTTCTACCCTCGTCCACTCTCCCGCCCACTTACGTTACTGATTGCATCACTGAAATAAGAATCTGGTTCACCCAAAATCATAAAATAATGACCGCTGCAGACCAGTTATTAGTCCATCCTAACATGCTCGTTGCTGATTTTGCATTCTACCGCCCAAGCAGGTGAAAAATAATGCaaactttacagtttttctcaattgctttgGTTCATTTCTTAAAACAATGATaacattctcaaagctctaGATGCATTTGTCAGAATGGCTGATATGGTACTGCTCAACACCATGGCTTACCTGCAAAAGGTCATAACTCACCCAAAACATTTTACTCATGCTTCAAAAGAAAGTTATTGTCTAATGTGAATTCCCTCAAAATGAACATGTGAACAATGGTGGTCCACATGTTTAGATGTTTTATCAGTATGATATTCGACCATGGAAAGGTTTCTTATATCCACATTTTAGTCTTATACCATTTTTTATTGACATGTTTACCTTAATAGAATGTTCTATTTGTCTAGCTAACTGAATGCTATTGTGAATCAAACTATTCCGATTTCAACAGTACAAGATTGTATATTACACATTACACTCACATTTCCTTGGAAATTATTGCGGTATTTTTACTTATGTAAAGTAACTCTTACGCCAcagtaaaaagaaaaatgaCAGCGCAATGTAATACAAAAATGCATCAATtaacagaaaaagaaaatactGAAATTATATTCATGGTGTATTCTGGACAGATTTTGTCAGTATGGCCTATTGTGCATGTGATGACTTGCACAATGAAACAATTCATACATGTTTTGGAGAGTATGACTATTAAACTAAGAAATATAAGTCAGCTTTAATcagcaagatatattcaattggTAATTGCGCAAATTGTAGACTATTGTACCTTGTCAGACAGGACTTTTTCTGTGGTTGTCAACAATGATGTCTCTTCACCTGCTCTGTTGACTTGTGTTGTTCCTCAGGTTTCAGTCCTCTGTCCTATTGTTTTCATGCTTCTGCTTGGTATGTTAATCAGTTGTTTCAAGTGTATTTCTTATCATTGTTATGCTGACGACACACAACTGTACTTTAAACCGAATGACCCTACTAAGCTCTCCACCTTGCAAGACTGCTTAACAGCTATCAAGGACTGGATGTCAAACAACTTCCTTCAGCCTAACCCTGACAAAACAGAAGTCCTTATTAAAGGCAATGAGAGCTTCTCTGACATAACTCTGCAGTGTATTGGTCCTTTAGCGGTAATGTCAAGAGAATCTCAAAAAACCTGAGAGTACTCTTCGACCAACATGAATTTTGGACCATTTGCTTTACATGTGACTCAATCGGGTTTCTTTCAATTCAGAAAATCTAATCGATTTTATCCTTTCAAAACTTGGAAATAATCATCGTGccttttttctcctcccatGTTGATTACTGAAACTCACTGTTCACCACACCGTGTTGCTCTTCTGTGTCTCGGCTTCAGATGGTCCAAAATCCCACCTTGGAACCGTCTTACCTTAGACATCAAGAACTCACAGTCTGTGGATATAGTTTTAAGAAATGATGGAAAACCCACTTGTTGCGTAATCACTTTGTTTTGTAACAAATCTGTTGTGAATATTTTcccagtggtttggaggtttgcacgtTGTTTTGAAAATACTCATTATTTGAGAATTGTACCAAAGCATTTGAGAGAAACTGTAAATCAATGCACTTCAGCCcaatttcatgtttttttttctttcaaatgaATCCTCAAGCAATTGTAAACAATGTTTTCATATTAATTTGCGAGATTAAGGATTTCTCCCAGTTGATATCATATTAGCAAGCTTACTCTGATGGACAAACCTTCAGCTATGTATTACATATGCAAATACGGTACTATGGATGGTGGAATAATATTCCACCATCTTTGGACAGCACCTCTAACAATGGACTTATGATGCACTTTCTAGCAATGGCAGTATGCTCTGGTTTGGAAGACAGACTTACCTCCAACGTGAAAAAtaaatgttgtgtgtgcatgcagcctTGCGTGCATTGTATGACCATCGTTATTGGGGAACCAGGCCCCTAAACGCATCGTTCCTCCTGTCTTTAATTATGTCCTAAGTGTTATTCACAATGTTGCATTTGCACTTCGCAGGTCCCCAGATGTCCCAGGCACTGCAGAGGCGATCACTCAGCTGGGCTGTAAGCACGTGAGTAAGAGTGTCAGTGAGACCCACGTGGATGAGAAAAACAAGCTGGTCACCACCTGTGCCTTCATGTGCAAGGCCCCCCTCCATGAGATCTTTGATGGTATTGGAGCTATGGTGCAGGATGTGCTGAAGCTTGCCTGAGAGCCCTGACAGATGTCAGTATGATCTGATCATGAGTCTCCAAGCCTATAGAAGATGTAGCTTCTCCTGTATGTGTGCCTATAACAATAAATGCTTTCTGTTTGTGGATGGTGTCTTTGCTTCGTACCAAAGAATTGGAAAACCCCTGATAACTTTGTCATGAATCAAATCCTCGTACACAGAAGTTTGAGGAGAAGTACTCTCTACAACCACAAAACTTGGGTCTTCTACCTTTCACATTGTTTTACTGCACTGAGGACATTAAATCAAAGtgattttattttcatttttattgTATTGTGTGTATTTAGTGTATTGTCATATTTTCGATGATTTTAAAATGACTACGTTTAAATTGCCTGGAGGGGCGGTTTCCTTTCTGGATTATCCCTTTTTTGTTATTGGTATGAAGCacgtaaaataaaataaaaaataattgtgTTTGTGGTGAAGAGTTTATCACAAACACAATCTTAAGAAAAACAATCAAGTAGAATGACAATACAtcttttgctgtataatagcaTGTGCATAGTTTGTAAACTGAAAGAAACCATACATTTGTAGAATAAAAGTCAAACTTGGTTCCCTAATTTCTATGTGTGGCATATAAACATTGTTTGCTGAGAAGACtggatttttttttgtacattacactaTGTTTACATTATCCGTTTGCCCCACCCTTAAAACCTTTGAGTTTTTAAGGTGGTGAACCCTTACAGGATAGCGAGACCGGCAGGATCTGGGTTCAAGTATGGTGTAGAATGAGAAGTCACAGTCAAACAGATGTCTTCAAAGCTCTTCCTCTTTAATCACGCACAATCACCATCTCACAAACAAGGTTCCAACCACCAAACATATAGAAGGCTGGCAGATAAGGCAATCTTGCAGGTACAGCCAATCCCAACAGCAGGGGTTGCAACCAACCTGACCCATTCTCCCAACCCCCCACAATTCTGTCGAATGCTCCTAAAGGAGCCTTCGTTTGATGTTCACATGTGCACCTCTGTGACAACGCCCCCAGGAAGCAGATCTCAAAGAGAGATTAGTATGGTACTTAAAAATAAAAGCCTACACAGTCAATAttaatgtctgtgtctgttcacCTTAGTGACGGGATGCTCTGCAGCTCCCTCACAATACTCCTGCTGCTTACCTGCAGGTAGGACCCCAGCACCGAGCAGTCAGGCTGGCTCTCTATATTCCCTATCAGATCCAGCAGCCCCTCTACTCCTTCCTGAGGCAGCACAGATGAGGCATTGGCTCTGAATTTACTCTCCAAGTCCTTCTGATTGAGCGGCTTTCTCCAGTGGCCGTAAAAGGTATTGCACCTGGCGCCATAACTCTCCCCCTGCTCCGTCTCTATAACAACCTCACAGTACATCCTGTCAAAGCTGGGGTGGTTGTCCTGGGGGTTCTCTACCCTGACCCTGGCCAACAGCTCCTTGAGGAGGGGCCTCTCTATCTGGGCCGTGCTGAAAGAGTCCACCGTCACCTGATTGTCTAGCAGGGCTGAGCAAGCGTTGAACTGGAAGGAGTGCCTGGCCTGGTGCTCCGTGGCTGGGAAGGCCCGGTCCACGTACCTTGAGGGAGGCACTCTTAGAGTCACCCTCCTGATCTTGCTGGGCTCCAGTCCTTCTCCTCGTCCGCTTTGCCCACCAGCAGCGTTCAGCTTAGCCAGGGCAGCCAGCGCGGCATCTACCACCCAGTGCATCCCCAGGTGAGCTGGGAATCGCTTGATGGCCACGTCCTGGTCCTCTAGAAGCCATCTGAATCCACCTATGGTAGCCCCGACAAGCTCTTTGGGGCTGTAGTCTGTATAGAATACACCAAAACCGGACTCCAGGTCCAGGATGGCTGGGtttccctccagccccagccggGCCATCTGGGCAGCCTCCAGGCCTCTCCGGGCAGTGTTGCCGATGTGGAGGGGTTTGGTCTGTGTGGCTGCGTTGGCCATGGGGGCCCCAGCATAAGAGGCAGCTATAGCCAGGGCGTGAACACACTGGGCTGGGGACAGGCTCAGGAGCTTGGCAGCAGCTGCAGCACTGCCCAGTACACCCACCACAGCTGGAGGGTGGAACCTGTGTTGGGGGGGGATAGGGGCTCTTAAGTTACAAGTTCCAGTTTAGGTTTTATCTGTGTCCAATACAATAAAAAGAGTGAAATCTGATTAATTAGAGAAAGGTTGATCTGAGATCAAATATCAAAGATGTTTCCATTGCAAACACGTCCAAAATGAACCCTTCACCTGCTGGGGATGTCACTAGCTTCCCTGGAGAACCTCATCAAACGTCCCTGCACCTCAATGCCCACATTGAAGGCCAGGAGAAGGTCCAGGccggagggtggggtgggcatGGTCTCCGCCAGGGCCAGGATGGCAGGGAGCACGGCCCCTGAGGGGTGGGTGGCAGGGTGCCATGTGTCATCAAAGTCCATAGAGTGCACCTGGGGGTAGAGAGAATTTTGAGGTCCAACCACAGTTGTGTTTGTTGGAAACCTAAGCCCACTTTTGCTagcactatttacatttacatttagtcatttagcagacgctcttatccagagcgacttacagtaagtacagggacattcccccgaggcaagtagggtgaagtgcctttcccaaggacacaacgtcagttggcatgaccgggaatcgaactgacaaccttcggattactagcccgattccctcaccgctcagccacctgactcccatatttgAGTCCCCCAACTAATTATCAGCAAGCAAACAATCCATAGTATACAATTTATACAATTATCTGAACCTACCGCTATACCGTTGACAAAGGCAGCATACTGTGATGGGAGAGCCAAGCCTGATCTTCCCCAGACACTGCTTCTCTCCGTTGACTTGTACCACTACAAACAGATACCACAAAGAGCAttgaacaacaaacaaacaatgtaTGAGTAATTTGagtgtgtatacagttacataacAAACCTTATTTGTAAAATTATTTTGAATACGATaggaacacatcacataaacaatTTTAAAATGCCTGACACGCTAAATGTTGTCTATTGTCGAGCGTCCCTGAAGCTCAGATTCCGAGTCAGAGATCCATGAAGTTAATTCATTGCAGCAGATGGGTGCGggcactcacacagacagctaCAAAACTCTTGCCCTAAATTTCTTCTAAAACTCAACATTGATAAACTTTTGCGACACAGCGTCACACACATTTTTCGCTTTAAGTTGAAAACTGTCATAAGAACACGTGTTCATGGTGTGAGTGCTTATACCACACAGCTGCTTAATGCATTAAGAACCTAACTTACCTGGCTGAACTGGAGAGCCTTGTTGAAGACATCTGTTCTTGTTCCCAGCAGTCCTACCCCAAGAGTGTCCAGCATCATCCTCTTACTCCTCCTAACCACCCTGTCAGTCAGATGGGCCGGGCTCAGGCCAAAGATAGCCGCTCCAAAACTCTCTGTCACTTTCTAGAAGGGCAAGATAACATTCCTTTATTTCCATTCAGATTTGCATTTTTTCATCTCCAAGACTATTTTATCCAAAGTAATGAACAATATGTAATTCatttgtcttaggttagtataggtttataaggttggTATagatattatgtgtattatgtgtatttagaggtttagtatactgtattgaatattgtatattatttgtatattaggaggtttgctatattttagcttatcatagatataatctatgttctgtgtacttatatgttatattataccaggttgctttgcattgtcttgtcctaataatttcagtgcccagtctgaccctgtgttgttctgtgcatctgacaataaaatacttgaacTTAATTTAAGTAGATTTAAATAACCAAGTAGGACTAGAATTGCAGTTCTAGCAGTATTACAGTGGTTGATCCCAAGGGCAACAATAGCATCCTGTCTCATACAGCATCACAAAAAGGtacattttaacccttgtgttatcttcgggtcattgtgacccaccgtcgtattgcgacaactataccgcatacaaaaacaaagtgaagcagtttcttttaaccgttgggctctctcagaccccccacattgcaaaggttaaaagaaaattatttttatttgtttttgtattgggtaaaattgggtaaacacaacgatggttcgttataaacctttgggtcatgtgacccgaaggcagcacaagggttaaagatacCACAAGAATTAATTTACTTAAACAGTTCAGGCTTTCTTTTCAATTCATGCAGATCTAAAACATAAGATTTTTTTCAGGATACTTCTAAAAAAAACCTACCTTACAGAGCATGGTGCTGTAGCTGGTGCTGTTGTTTGCAGTTCATTTAAGACTGATATTTCCATCCCATTTATACCAGCAATAAGCCGGTTGGGGTGGTTTAACAACAAACCAGAATGATGAAACCAGGGCAAGATCGCTTTGGCAACTGGTGAATCTCACTTCCCAAATCAGGTAATTGTAAGGTTTCATTTTCcagaagtcagatggctgagtggttagggaatcagactattaatcagaatgttgccggttcgtgccaaaagacgttgtgtccttgggcaaggcactcccccctacttgcctcgggggaatgtccctgtacttactgtaagtcgctttggataagagcctctgctaaatgactaaatgtaatgtaatgtttccCATGATGAGTTGGAATGGCTTTGCAATAATAATCATTTGAATTATGAAATCCTTGAAGTTTGTGTACTGATTGTAACCTAAATAACCCATAGGTGTAATATTGTGGTAGGTGACACCCAATAAATTAAACTGTTTTTTAGTTTAATTATGGATATTTTGGGAAGCTGTATATTATTGGGGCCCTTTTGTGCTTTATGTATTGATAAGACATttgggcgttctcatatagagcacctcttctctggaacaaattacccgtctcaattaaggagtctgatactgtttcgacatttaaaattaggttaaaaacgttattgtttagtcaattctacgactgttaaaggtaagtatgttactagttggaggcaacgggggacgggttgcttccatccttattctataagtataacttattttagagttctcttcccctggaacagatttcatgttccaaatggggggggctgtcttggtgtgtggggttgcatcaaattccccttttttgctctgttaaattgctgcaccagtccacacttgaccggtggggatctcattctattatgactgtaactgttagctgctcctggcattctctaatccctgctctcctctctctgccccccccccacacacatcccttgtggtggggtttgagttgtcagcacctgcctggtcgtcggtcagccgacgctggacctggtcgcgagtctcccggatctataaagttgaacaatggattttggtgttttaaaaacccaccgacactgtatgactatgtttaggctgtgttctgctcccctctctcaccaaccatctctggaggaggggatccctctctgaatttctcctcccaaggtttcttccatttttttctcctgttgagagttttttgggagtttttccttgtcttccttgagtgtttaggttggttgaggggcagttctatgggcatatgtgaagccctttgtgacatgcttgcgtgtaaaaagggctatacaaatacatttgatttgctttggagagagacatgaaagcAAGGACAGAGGTGCAGGAAATGGCCATATTTGATCCCAATGTGTCAGCCTGCTCAGTATGTGCTCTTACCCAGTGAGCCACTGGGACACTGAGAAGATagcctttaaaaaaatattgacTCAGCCATTTTCATTTAAGATGTCCCGTTATGTGTATATGTTATGGATATACACATATGAAAGGACTGCCAAAATGTCCATCTTGGCAGGCAAATTTAATGTCTTCTGTTCTTATGAACTCTACAATTTGAATGAGGTCATGTCAAGTTTTCAGCCTTAGGGAAGCAGTGCATCTACTACACTGTAGAATACAGACTTCTCTTTGCTGTAAAACTTTAACACTTCCAAGGCTATGACATTTACatcttacatttatgcatttagcagaagcttttatccaaagcgacttccaagagagagctttacaaaagtgcataggtcactgatcataacaaggagatgccccaaacattgcgggtagcccaaaacatgaagcatacattgtgaaaactaaataagtcccaaaggacagaaccacaagagcatgtagttgaacaagttacagttaaacaattaaacaacatgaacctcaacaagtgcaagggtgtacctgtggaaaaaagcaagcaacaaaaatacATTATACTATGAGACACCAGAATCAGCTGTGTGTCTGATGAACAGTCATGGGGATAGTCCAACACATCAGTGTCTGACTTGCACAACCTTGCTCAAGAGACATCACACACCATGGAGCTTATGGCTTCTGAATAGGGAAACAAAACTAATGTCACAATTCTGGATTTCCCGGGcccatccgtgtgaaataaaggatcttggcaatcgctaagaactctattggtatggaaagctaatcgaactaaaatatagctccttggtcaactgggtctctcaaaaagggagctgccatgttattttccgggggtgtggcaagcttatccagctacacttacgttagcctgctctggagcaggttagtgctaattgatgttactatggtga
Protein-coding regions in this window:
- the zgc:162944 gene encoding glutamine amidotransferase-like class 1 domain-containing protein 3, mitochondrial, which encodes MGKRVAVVLAGCGVYDGTEIHEASAVLVHLSRFGASVKMFAPNVDQMHVVDHLKGAPTEEKRNVLVESARLARGEIKDLSELSVKEHDAIIFPGGFGAAKNLCSWAVQGKDCTVNDQVKATMQEFHAEGKPIGLCCISPVLAAKVFPGCEVTVGHEKDERSPDVPGTAEAITQLGCKHVSKSVSETHVDEKNKLVTTCAFMCKAPLHEIFDGIGAMVQDVLKLA
- the acod1 gene encoding cis-aconitate decarboxylase, with amino-acid sequence MLCKKVTESFGAAIFGLSPAHLTDRVVRRSKRMMLDTLGVGLLGTRTDVFNKALQFSQWYKSTERSSVWGRSGLALPSQYAAFVNGIAVHSMDFDDTWHPATHPSGAVLPAILALAETMPTPPSGLDLLLAFNVGIEVQGRLMRFSREASDIPSRFHPPAVVGVLGSAAAAAKLLSLSPAQCVHALAIAASYAGAPMANAATQTKPLHIGNTARRGLEAAQMARLGLEGNPAILDLESGFGVFYTDYSPKELVGATIGGFRWLLEDQDVAIKRFPAHLGMHWVVDAALAALAKLNAAGGQSGRGEGLEPSKIRRVTLRVPPSRYVDRAFPATEHQARHSFQFNACSALLDNQVTVDSFSTAQIERPLLKELLARVRVENPQDNHPSFDRMYCEVVIETEQGESYGARCNTFYGHWRKPLNQKDLESKFRANASSVLPQEGVEGLLDLIGNIESQPDCSVLGSYLQVSSRSIVRELQSIPSLR